The DNA segment TATAAACTAAAGCGTTTATCTTTACTTAGTTTAACTAAAAAAGGATGTTCTACTTTACAAGATGGGCACCAGGTAGCCCAAACATTGACAAGTTTGATGCCGGGCTTAAAATCAGCATTGCTTAGAGTTTGCTGTTGGTTGCTCAAGCGCGTAAGACTAAATTCAGGAAATGTTTTTCCTACTAAAGCCGACGGCATAGCCTGCGGATTTAAAAATAAACCGCGATACAACAATACCCCTAATAAAATAAATAGCACTAAAGGTATTAAACGAATCAATATTTTCATTAACTAAGCCTCGGCAACATTTGGAACTGCTGGAATTGCAGCTGATTTTTCAGCTTCTTTTTTTTCAACAGCAGTTTTACGACGACGATAGCGTTTATCCAGCATCGCAAATATAGCACCTAAAGCCATAAAGATTGACCCTAGCCAAATCCAACGAACAAAAGGCTTGTAATGCACACGTACCGCCCAAGCATCACCTACTAGTGGATCACCTAAGGCTACGTACACATCACGGAATAGACCTGGATCAATAGCTGCTTCAGTCATGCCCATAGTTTGTACGCGGTAACTGCGACGCTCTGGTTGCAATAAGGCAATGTGCTCTTTATCTTTATATAAATTTAACTGGCCTTGCTCAGCTGAGTAGTTTGGCCCTTCAACATTGGTAACACCGTTAAACTCTATCTGATAACCTGCAACTTCTACAATAGTGCCTGGTGCCATTTTCACATTGGTTTCAGACTCATATGTAGATACTAACGTTACTCCAACGATAGTAATTGCAATACCTGTATGCGCAACAGCCATTCCTAAGTGACTTAAACTCAAACGTGATAGTTGCCAACCACCTTTTGGTAGATGAATTTGGTTTTTAACATCTTTTGCTGCAACAAGTGCTACCCACATTGCCAGAGCCATACCAAAGGCAACCATACCGTTGAACTCACCAGCGTAGAGCACAGGGAATGCTAAACCAAAGATTATTGCAGAAATAGTGATCACATTAAGCTGTTTAGCTAACTCGCCCTTTTTGGCTTTTTTCCAACGAATCAGTGGCCCAATCCCCATGAAAACAAACAAAATACTCATGATAGGTACAAATACCGCATTAAAATACGGAGGACCTACAGAGATTTTCCCC comes from the Thalassotalea nanhaiensis genome and includes:
- a CDS encoding DsbE family thiol:disulfide interchange protein, yielding MKILIRLIPLVLFILLGVLLYRGLFLNPQAMPSALVGKTFPEFSLTRLSNQQQTLSNADFKPGIKLVNVWATWCPSCKVEHPFLVKLSKDKRFSLYGINYKDNRSDAKKWLKFYKDPYQFSIFDDAGRLGLNLGVFGAPETFVVDHKGVIRKRFAGVLEPRVWQREFLPLINTIETEMMQGK